In a single window of the Pongo abelii isolate AG06213 chromosome 1, NHGRI_mPonAbe1-v2.0_pri, whole genome shotgun sequence genome:
- the GPATCH2 gene encoding G patch domain-containing protein 2 isoform X6, producing the protein MFGAAGRQPIGAPAAGNSWHFSRTMEELVHDLVSALEESSEQARGGFAETGDHSRSISCPLKRQARKRRGRKRRSYNVHHPWETGHCLSEGSDSSLEEPSKDYRENHNNNKKDHSDSDDQMLVAKRRPSSNLNNNVRGKRPLWHESDFAVDNVGNRTLRRRRKVKRMAVDLPQDISNKRTMTQPPEGCRDQDMDSDRAYQYQEFTKNKVKKRKLKIIRQGPKIQDEGVVLESEETSQTNKDKMECEEQKVSDELMSESDSSSLSSTDAGLFTNDEGRQGDDEQSDWFYEKESGGACGITGVVPWWEKEDPTELDKNVPDPVFESILTGSFPLMSHPSRRGFQARLSRLHGMSSKNIKKSGGTPTSMATNWTSEIPL; encoded by the exons GCATTTCAGTAGAACCATGGAGGAGCTGGTTCATGACCTTGTCTCAGCATTGGAAGAGAGCTCAGAGCAAGCTCGAGGTGGATTTGCTGAAACAGGAGACCATTCTCGAAGTATATCTTGCCCTCTGAAACGCCAGGCaaggaaaaggagagggagaaaacgGAGGTCGTATAATGTGCATCACCCATGGGAGACTGGTCACTGCTTAAGTGAAGGCTCTGATTCTAGTTTAGAAGAACCAAGCAAGGACTATAGAGAGaatcacaataataataaaaaagatcacAGTGACTCTGATGACCAAATGTTAGTAGCAAAGCGCAGGCCATCATCAAACTTAAATAATAATGTTCGAGGGAAAAGACCTCTATGGCATGAGTCTGATTTTGCTGTGGACAATGTTGGGAATAGAACTCTGCGCAGGAGGAGAAAGGTAAAACGCATGGCAGTAGATCTCCCGCAGGACATCTCTAACAAACGGACAATGACCCAGCCACCTGAGGGTTGTAGAGATCAGGACATGGACAGTGATAGAGCCTACCAGTATCAAGAATTTACCAAGAACaaagtcaaaaaaagaaagttgaaaataatCAGACAAGGACCAAAAATCCAAGATGAAGGGGTAGTTTTAGAAAGTGAGGAAACGAGCCAGACCAATAAggacaaaatggaatgtgaagagcAAAAAGTCTCAGATGAGCTCATGAGTGAAAG TGATTCCAGCAGTCTCAGCAGCACTGATGCTGGATTGTTTACCAATGATGAGGGAAGACAAG GTGATGATGAACAGAGTGACTGGTTCTACGAAAAGGAATCAGGTGGAGCATGTGGTATCACTGGAGTCGTGCCCTGGTGGGAAAAGGAAGATCCTACTGAGCTAGACAAAAATGTACCAGATCCTGTCTTTGAAAGTATCTTAACTGGTTCTTTTCCCCTTATGTCACACCCAAGCAGAAGAG GTTTCCAAGCTAGACTCAGTCGCCTTCATGGAATGTcttcaaagaatattaaaaaatctgGAGGGACTCCAACTTCAATG GCTACAAACTGGACCAGTGAGATTCCCCTATAA